A window of Strigops habroptila isolate Jane chromosome 5, bStrHab1.2.pri, whole genome shotgun sequence contains these coding sequences:
- the LOC115608499 gene encoding interferon lambda-3-like, translating to MLCLSFTLLLALVVGTGLGAAVPQDALKKSCSLSKYRFLVPHELKAVQKMKEHFEDTMLLSGRKCNTRLFHRKWSTPELSVPDRVMLVEAELDLAIAVLGLPAAPRLAELRQRPLAFLTQAREDLRGCVATEAPSHQPPGKLRHWLQRLQVAKETEAAGCLEASATLHLFQVLSDLRCAALREQCT from the exons ATGCTGTGCCTCAGCTTCACCCTCCTGCTTGCGCTGGTGGTGGGGACCGGCCTCGGGGCTGCCGTCCCCCAGGATGCCCTCAAGAagagctgcagcctctccaagTACCGGTTCCTCGTGCCCCATGAGCTGAAGGCCGTGCAGAAGATGAAGGAGCACTTT GAGGACACCATGCTGCTGTCGGGCCGCAAATGCAACACCCGGCTCTTCCATCGGAAGTGGAGCACGCCGGAGCTGTCG GTGCCCGACCGAGTGATGCTGGTGGAAGCCGAGCTGGACCTGGCCATCGCCGTGCTGGGGCTCCCCGCTGCCCCCAGGCTCGCCGAGCTGCGCCAGCGGCCCCTGGCCTTCCTCACCCAGGCGCGGGAGGACCTGCGGGGCTGT GTGGCCACGGAGGCTCCTTCTCATCAGCCCCCcgggaaactgaggcactggctgcagaggctgcaggtgGCCAAGGAAACA GAGGCCGCCGGCTGCCTGGAGGCCTCGGCCACCCTCCACCTCTTCCAAGTGCTGAGCGACCTGCGGTGTGCAGCCCTCCGGGAGCAATGCACTTAG